From the genome of Fusobacterium varium, one region includes:
- the pflB gene encoding Formate acetyltransferase, which yields MKYWNGFKGDLWQREINVRDFIQCNYTPYEGDESFLVKSTENTKKVWDKLTEMFKEERAKGIYDAETKKPQAIDAYGPGYIEKDSEVIVGLQTDAPLKRGIYPKGGLRMVKNSLEAFGYKIDPMTEEIFTKYRKTHNEGVFSAYTDEMKAARKSGIITGLPDAYGRGRIIGDYRRVALYGIDRLIEDKKNQMKLLEIPEMDDETIRRREEIHEQIQALKSFVKMCASYGFDVSRPAENAKEAVQFVYFGYLAATKDQDGAAMSLGRTSTFLDVYIQRDLEAGLITEEEAQELIDQFIIKLRIIRFLRTPEYDALFSGDPTWTTESLGGQGVDGRTLVTKTSFRYLHTLYNLGPAPEPNLTVLWSVNSPENWKKYCAKVSIDTSSIQYENDDLMRPEFGDDYGIACCVSPMKIGKGMQFFGARANLAKTLLYALNGGRDEKSGAQVAPKFAPVTGDYLEFNEVMEKFEQMMKWLAGVYVNALKIIHYMHDKYAYEAFEMGLHDLDIERTQATGIAGLSIVADSLAAIRDTKVKVIRNEEGLIVDFEREGNYVPYGNNEDSTDELAVKVTEKFMDYLRTHETYRHSRATQSILTITSNVVYGKKTGNTPDGRRAGTPFAPGANPMNGRDTRGAIASLASVAKLPFHHSNDGISYTFAIAPGALGKTREDRVDNLVSMMDGYFTPEGGQHLNVNVFDRELLEDAMENPEKYPQLTIRVSGYAVNFVRLTREQQLDVLSRTINGRM from the coding sequence ATGAAATATTGGAATGGTTTTAAAGGAGACCTTTGGCAGAGAGAGATTAATGTAAGAGATTTTATCCAATGTAACTATACACCCTATGAAGGAGATGAATCTTTCTTAGTTAAATCCACTGAAAATACCAAGAAAGTATGGGATAAACTTACTGAAATGTTTAAAGAGGAAAGAGCAAAAGGTATTTACGACGCTGAAACTAAAAAACCTCAAGCTATTGATGCTTATGGACCTGGATATATAGAAAAAGATTCTGAAGTTATTGTTGGACTTCAAACTGATGCTCCTCTAAAAAGAGGTATTTATCCAAAGGGTGGACTTAGAATGGTAAAGAATTCTTTGGAAGCTTTTGGATATAAAATTGATCCAATGACAGAAGAAATATTTACTAAATATAGAAAAACTCACAATGAAGGAGTTTTCTCAGCATATACTGATGAAATGAAAGCAGCAAGAAAATCTGGAATAATAACTGGACTTCCTGATGCTTATGGAAGAGGAAGAATAATAGGAGATTACAGAAGAGTAGCTCTTTATGGAATAGATAGATTAATAGAAGATAAAAAAAATCAAATGAAATTGTTAGAAATTCCTGAGATGGATGATGAAACAATTAGAAGAAGAGAAGAAATTCATGAGCAGATACAAGCTTTAAAAAGCTTTGTAAAAATGTGTGCTTCTTATGGTTTTGATGTTTCAAGACCAGCAGAAAATGCCAAAGAAGCTGTACAATTTGTATATTTTGGATATCTTGCAGCAACTAAAGATCAAGATGGAGCAGCTATGTCATTAGGAAGAACTTCAACTTTTCTTGATGTTTATATTCAAAGAGATTTAGAAGCTGGACTTATAACAGAGGAAGAAGCTCAGGAACTTATAGATCAATTTATAATTAAATTGAGAATAATCAGATTCTTAAGAACTCCTGAATATGATGCACTATTTTCAGGGGATCCTACATGGACAACTGAGTCACTAGGAGGGCAGGGAGTAGATGGAAGAACTCTTGTAACTAAAACATCTTTCAGATATCTTCATACTCTATATAATTTAGGACCAGCTCCAGAACCAAATTTAACTGTTCTTTGGTCAGTAAATTCTCCAGAAAATTGGAAAAAATATTGTGCAAAAGTTTCGATAGATACATCTTCTATTCAATATGAAAATGATGATTTGATGAGACCTGAGTTTGGAGATGATTATGGAATAGCATGTTGTGTATCACCTATGAAAATAGGAAAAGGAATGCAGTTCTTTGGAGCTAGAGCAAATCTTGCAAAAACTCTTCTATATGCATTAAATGGAGGAAGAGATGAGAAAAGTGGAGCCCAAGTAGCACCTAAGTTTGCACCTGTAACTGGTGATTATTTAGAGTTCAATGAAGTAATGGAAAAATTTGAACAAATGATGAAATGGCTTGCAGGAGTGTATGTAAATGCTTTAAAAATAATTCATTATATGCATGACAAATATGCTTACGAAGCTTTTGAAATGGGACTTCATGATCTTGATATTGAAAGAACTCAGGCTACTGGAATAGCAGGACTTTCAATAGTAGCTGATTCACTTGCAGCTATCAGAGATACAAAAGTAAAGGTGATAAGAAATGAAGAAGGATTAATTGTAGATTTTGAAAGAGAAGGAAATTATGTTCCTTATGGAAATAATGAAGATTCTACAGATGAACTTGCTGTAAAAGTTACTGAAAAATTCATGGATTATCTGAGAACTCATGAAACTTACAGACATTCAAGAGCAACTCAATCTATCCTTACTATAACTTCAAATGTTGTATATGGTAAAAAAACAGGAAATACTCCTGATGGTAGAAGAGCAGGAACTCCATTTGCACCAGGAGCAAATCCAATGAATGGAAGAGATACTAGAGGAGCAATAGCTTCACTTGCATCAGTTGCAAAACTTCCATTCCATCATTCAAATGATGGAATATCATATACATTTGCAATAGCTCCAGGAGCATTAGGAAAGACTAGAGAAGACAGAGTTGATAATCTTGTTTCTATGATGGACGGTTATTTTACTCCAGAGGGAGGACAACATCTTAATGTCAATGTTTTTGACAGAGAATTGCTAGAAGATGCAATGGAAAACCCTGAAAAATATCCACAACTTACAATAAGAGTATCTGGTTATGCAGTAAACTTTGTAAGATTGACAAGGGAGCAGCAGTTGGATGTACTTTCAAGAACAATTAATGGAAGAATGTAA
- the pflA_2 gene encoding Pyruvate formate-lyase 1-activating enzyme yields the protein MNRIGNIHSYESFGTVDGPGIRFVLFLQGCPLRCKFCHNPDTWNISDEKIRERAVETFEKVKKYKGYFGKKGGLTVTGGEPFLQADFILELFKLCKEDGINTVVDTSGYIFNEKVKEVLEYTDLVLLDIKAIDEKVYKELTGVELENTLKFAQYLKEKGKRVWIRHVIVPGITDNDELLNRLAEYVSNLDNVEKVELLPYHKLGEFKYKELGMKYVLEGVEELSKERLENAVTIFQKYNLKVN from the coding sequence ATGAATAGAATTGGAAATATACATTCATATGAGAGTTTTGGAACAGTAGATGGACCTGGAATAAGATTTGTACTTTTTCTTCAAGGCTGTCCATTAAGATGTAAATTTTGTCATAATCCTGATACATGGAATATATCAGATGAAAAAATAAGAGAGAGGGCAGTGGAAACTTTTGAGAAAGTAAAAAAATATAAAGGATATTTTGGAAAAAAAGGAGGACTTACTGTAACAGGGGGAGAACCTTTCCTTCAAGCTGATTTTATTCTTGAACTTTTTAAACTTTGTAAGGAAGATGGAATAAATACAGTGGTAGATACTTCTGGATATATTTTTAATGAAAAAGTAAAAGAGGTATTAGAATATACAGATCTTGTACTTTTAGATATAAAAGCTATTGATGAAAAAGTATATAAAGAACTTACAGGAGTAGAACTTGAAAATACCCTGAAATTTGCTCAATATTTGAAAGAAAAAGGGAAAAGAGTTTGGATAAGACATGTAATAGTTCCTGGAATTACAGATAATGATGAACTTTTGAATAGATTAGCAGAGTATGTATCTAATTTAGATAATGTAGAAAAAGTTGAACTGCTTCCATATCATAAACTTGGAGAATTTAAATATAAAGAACTGGGAATGAAATATGTTCTGGAAGGAGTAGAAGAACTTTCTAAAGAAAGACTTGAGAATGCTGTTACTATATTTCAAAAATATAATTTGAAAGTTAATTAG
- the gcp gene encoding t(6)A37 threonylcarbamoyladenosine biosynthesis protein gives MVILGIESSCDETSIAILKDGKEILSNKISSQIEIHKEYGGVVPEIASRQHIKNIAAILDEALEEAKITLDDIDYIAVTYAPGLIGALLVGVSFAKGLSYAHDIPIIPVHHIKGHMYANFLEHNIELPCIALVVSGGHTNIVYMDENHKFTNMGGTLDDAVGESCDKVARVLGLGYPGGPIVDKMYYLGDRNFLQITEPKVGEYDFSFSGIKTAVINFVNKMNMKNEEFRKEDLAASFLGKVVDILCKKTLKAAKDKNVKTIILAGGVAANSLLRSQLTEQGAKLGIKVYYPSMKLCTDNAAMIAEAAYYKLKCTDNKADCFAGLELNGVATLDVTKDLY, from the coding sequence ATGGTAATTTTAGGAATAGAGAGTTCTTGTGATGAAACTTCAATAGCTATATTAAAAGATGGAAAAGAGATATTATCTAATAAAATATCTTCCCAAATAGAGATACACAAGGAATATGGAGGGGTAGTGCCTGAAATAGCATCAAGACAGCATATAAAAAATATTGCTGCTATATTGGATGAAGCATTAGAAGAAGCAAAAATAACTCTTGATGATATTGATTACATAGCAGTAACTTATGCACCAGGGTTAATTGGAGCTCTTTTAGTAGGAGTATCTTTTGCAAAGGGACTTTCATATGCTCATGATATACCAATAATACCAGTACACCATATAAAAGGGCATATGTATGCCAATTTTTTAGAGCATAATATAGAGCTTCCATGTATAGCTCTTGTTGTATCTGGAGGACATACTAATATTGTATATATGGATGAAAATCATAAGTTTACAAATATGGGAGGAACTCTTGATGATGCAGTGGGAGAGAGCTGTGATAAAGTGGCAAGGGTGCTTGGATTAGGATATCCTGGTGGACCTATTGTAGATAAAATGTATTATTTAGGAGATAGAAATTTTCTGCAAATAACAGAACCAAAAGTTGGGGAATATGATTTCAGTTTTTCAGGAATAAAAACTGCTGTAATTAATTTTGTAAATAAAATGAATATGAAAAATGAAGAGTTTAGGAAGGAAGATTTAGCAGCTTCATTTTTAGGAAAAGTTGTAGATATTCTTTGCAAGAAAACTTTAAAAGCAGCTAAAGATAAAAATGTAAAAACGATAATACTTGCAGGAGGAGTTGCAGCAAATTCTTTATTAAGAAGTCAGCTTACTGAGCAGGGAGCAAAACTAGGAATAAAAGTTTATTATCCATCAATGAAGCTTTGCACAGATAATGCGGCTATGATAGCAGAAGCAGCATATTATAAATTAAAATGTACAGATAATAAAGCTGATTGTTTTGCAGGGCTGGAATTAAATGGAGTAGCAACATTAGATGTAACTAAAGATTTATATTAA
- a CDS encoding DNA-binding transcriptional repressor RpiR, whose amino-acid sequence MEIYIINIIKEQYGELTKSFKVMADFIFENITQIPFLSIKEISEITGLSSATIIRFTQYFKFKGYPEFQKNIQEILKKEITPMKEFKESILQTGEEETLLDDVILQNIEILKKLPNENLKENFKKALEIIENSGKIYIVSSRSSYSLGYYFYFMLKEFKENVEIIISGTEDYTHKLLYLKENDVLFTISFHAYTDFTYKIAQFFKKRNNKIICLTDTLTSPFALISDCALLSKNGEKTYSFVGAMTILNALCIKLAKLNKENTLESLEKLKEIAMEMKVYL is encoded by the coding sequence ATGGAAATTTATATTATTAATATAATAAAAGAACAATATGGTGAATTAACGAAAAGTTTTAAAGTGATGGCAGATTTTATTTTTGAGAATATTACTCAAATTCCATTTTTATCAATAAAGGAAATATCAGAAATTACGGGATTAAGTTCAGCTACTATTATAAGATTTACACAGTATTTTAAATTTAAAGGATATCCAGAATTTCAAAAAAATATTCAGGAAATATTGAAAAAAGAAATAACGCCAATGAAAGAATTTAAAGAATCTATTTTACAAACTGGAGAAGAAGAAACATTGTTAGATGATGTAATCTTACAAAATATAGAGATTTTAAAAAAACTTCCAAATGAAAATTTAAAAGAAAATTTTAAAAAAGCATTAGAAATTATAGAAAATTCCGGCAAAATTTATATAGTTTCAAGTAGATCTTCATATTCTTTAGGATATTATTTTTACTTTATGTTAAAAGAATTTAAAGAGAATGTTGAAATAATAATTTCTGGAACTGAAGATTATACACATAAGTTACTTTACTTAAAAGAAAATGATGTATTATTTACAATTTCGTTTCATGCTTATACTGATTTTACTTATAAAATAGCTCAATTTTTTAAGAAAAGAAATAATAAAATAATTTGTCTAACAGACACTTTAACTTCACCATTTGCGTTGATTTCTGATTGTGCCCTTTTGAGTAAAAATGGAGAAAAAACATATTCCTTTGTAGGAGCAATGACAATTTTAAATGCTCTTTGTATAAAATTAGCTAAATTAAATAAAGAAAATACTTTAGAAAGTTTAGAAAAATTAAAGGAAATTGCTATGGAAATGAAAGTTTATCTATAG
- a CDS encoding Citrate transporter, with amino-acid sequence MIFDLPPILGFLPLILYIYLMLKGKDMNLSVLLCVLLGAIMTGESVIGFGETLKNSLSSFLSLIGFIIVLGSGLGEVLTHTKVAQNIVYFVVEKTNIKTEKQAILISMVTCTLLVSMLGTLSGSVAIVAPILIPIVACLGLTPSTLGVIFHGAAATGLQIGPFVPPVATIMGLTGLTYSKFMINAGIPMGTIIWVSTYFMACHTQKLTRGKENFSESETKASDFKATPIVNRATFAFIGTMVVMLVYGIMAKAGASYAIVVMLTAALVTGLSAGMSLTDAIKKLVEGSSKMYWMFFMFILFDPFLNYVAKSGAFESISNYMKPLIDAGGVGAFLVIAAAIGVFGISGAGVAQAQITHELFLPLVISMSVNMGIWSFIVLVACQVTFFVSPTVDMVGTMGLAHSKNIKAMLKNGWCITIVTFIVVIIRAILYAKGI; translated from the coding sequence ATGATTTTTGATTTACCACCAATTTTGGGATTTTTGCCACTTATACTTTATATTTATTTAATGTTAAAAGGTAAAGATATGAATCTATCTGTTCTTCTTTGTGTTTTACTTGGAGCTATTATGACTGGAGAAAGTGTTATAGGCTTTGGGGAAACCTTGAAAAACTCTCTCAGCTCATTTTTATCTTTAATAGGATTTATAATTGTTCTTGGATCAGGACTTGGAGAAGTGCTAACTCATACAAAAGTCGCTCAAAACATTGTGTATTTTGTTGTAGAAAAAACAAATATAAAAACTGAAAAACAAGCAATTTTAATATCTATGGTCACTTGTACTTTATTAGTTTCTATGTTGGGAACTTTATCTGGTTCTGTTGCAATTGTAGCACCAATATTAATACCAATTGTAGCTTGTTTAGGATTGACTCCCAGTACATTGGGAGTTATATTTCATGGAGCTGCAGCCACAGGTCTTCAAATTGGACCATTTGTTCCACCAGTTGCAACAATAATGGGACTTACAGGATTAACTTATTCCAAATTTATGATAAATGCAGGTATTCCAATGGGAACTATAATATGGGTTTCAACATATTTTATGGCTTGTCATACTCAAAAATTAACTAGAGGTAAGGAAAACTTTAGTGAAAGTGAAACTAAGGCAAGTGATTTTAAAGCTACACCAATAGTGAATAGAGCAACATTTGCATTTATAGGAACTATGGTTGTAATGCTTGTTTATGGTATTATGGCAAAAGCAGGAGCTTCTTATGCAATAGTTGTTATGCTTACAGCAGCTCTAGTTACAGGTCTTTCGGCTGGAATGAGTTTAACAGATGCTATAAAAAAATTAGTAGAAGGATCTTCTAAAATGTATTGGATGTTTTTTATGTTTATTTTGTTTGATCCATTTTTAAATTATGTAGCTAAATCAGGGGCTTTTGAATCAATTTCTAATTATATGAAACCGTTAATTGATGCTGGAGGAGTAGGAGCATTTTTAGTTATTGCAGCAGCAATAGGTGTTTTTGGAATTTCAGGAGCAGGGGTTGCTCAAGCTCAGATAACACATGAATTATTTTTGCCATTAGTCATATCTATGTCAGTAAATATGGGAATATGGTCATTTATAGTGTTAGTTGCTTGTCAAGTAACATTTTTTGTTAGCCCTACTGTTGATATGGTTGGAACTATGGGATTAGCACATTCTAAAAATATAAAAGCAATGTTAAAAAATGGTTGGTGCATAACTATTGTGACCTTTATAGTAGTTATTATCAGAGCTATTCTCTATGCTAAAGGAATATAA
- the ramA gene encoding (R)-stereoselective amidase yields MLNFALLQTNIKFCDAEYNFKNVKNLFKEAMKYKPTPDVVVLPEDWSYGFSDKMFHDMENYCEAENGPSVSILKELAKEYKVFVVAGSIATKSSKDGKIRNTTFLINRNGEIIADYSKMHLYSDMDENFMIESGNKAEVVETEIGKFGFMICYDIRFCELSRIYALKGAEAIIVTSDFPNPRVNHWRTLLQARAIENQMFVIACNRVGESPMGSYCGHSLIIDPWGEIIAEGGEKEEIIHGSVDLSVIHNIRETIHVFRDRHPEFYEKEGLVKK; encoded by the coding sequence ATGTTAAATTTTGCACTTTTACAAACAAATATAAAATTTTGTGATGCTGAGTATAATTTTAAGAATGTTAAAAACTTATTTAAAGAAGCAATGAAATATAAACCTACTCCAGATGTTGTAGTTTTACCTGAAGATTGGAGTTATGGTTTTTCTGATAAAATGTTTCATGATATGGAAAATTATTGTGAAGCTGAAAATGGACCATCAGTGAGTATTTTAAAAGAATTAGCAAAAGAATACAAAGTGTTTGTAGTTGCAGGATCAATTGCTACTAAGAGCTCTAAAGATGGAAAGATAAGAAATACCACTTTTCTTATTAATAGAAATGGAGAAATAATAGCTGATTATAGCAAAATGCATCTATATAGTGATATGGATGAAAATTTTATGATTGAATCAGGAAATAAAGCAGAAGTTGTAGAAACAGAGATAGGAAAATTTGGATTTATGATATGCTATGATATTAGATTTTGTGAGCTTTCAAGGATATATGCACTTAAAGGTGCTGAAGCTATAATAGTTACCTCAGATTTCCCAAATCCTAGAGTAAATCATTGGAGAACTTTGTTACAAGCGAGAGCTATAGAAAATCAAATGTTTGTTATTGCATGCAATCGTGTAGGAGAAAGTCCTATGGGAAGTTATTGTGGACATTCATTAATTATAGATCCTTGGGGAGAAATAATAGCTGAAGGAGGAGAAAAAGAAGAGATAATTCATGGAAGTGTTGATCTTTCTGTAATACATAATATAAGGGAGACTATACATGTTTTTAGAGATAGACATCCTGAATTTTATGAAAAAGAGGGATTGGTAAAAAAATAA